One window of the Paenibacillus beijingensis genome contains the following:
- a CDS encoding dihydroorotate dehydrogenase, translating to MSKIVDELLNLQVKIGSLTLHNPVMPASGAFGEDMDNLIDFNQLAAVVPKSITKHPRKGNLTPRVCEVSAGMINSIGIQSKGIDYYLSKTIPYYTRFDVPLISSISAYSIDEFAEMAEIIGKVDSVAALELNISCPNLKGNGDAFGMNPEATRKVLLRVLEVTDKPVIAKLTPNVTNIQEIALAAEQGGADGLNVANTILAMAIDIHTRKPKIGNIMGGLSGPAVKPIIVRMIYQVRQVTKLPIIGCGGVMNGEDAIEMMLAGASAVQVGTASFIKPTAMMDILQEIKDYMIKYGINNINDLIGKIETVNAD from the coding sequence ATGCCCGCGTCTGGTGCATTTGGTGAAGACATGGACAATTTGATCGATTTTAACCAACTAGCCGCAGTCGTCCCGAAGAGCATTACAAAGCACCCTCGCAAGGGGAACCTTACACCAAGGGTTTGTGAAGTTTCGGCCGGAATGATCAATTCCATTGGTATCCAAAGCAAAGGCATCGATTATTACTTGTCCAAAACAATACCCTACTATACACGGTTCGATGTGCCTTTGATTTCCAGTATCTCCGCCTATTCAATCGACGAATTTGCAGAAATGGCTGAAATAATCGGCAAAGTGGATAGTGTCGCGGCGTTGGAGTTGAATATTTCTTGCCCCAACCTAAAAGGAAACGGTGATGCATTCGGAATGAACCCAGAAGCGACTCGCAAGGTGCTGCTTCGGGTATTGGAAGTTACCGATAAGCCGGTAATTGCGAAGCTAACCCCAAACGTTACCAATATCCAGGAAATTGCCCTCGCAGCAGAGCAAGGCGGAGCAGATGGATTGAATGTGGCGAATACGATATTGGCAATGGCGATTGATATTCATACGCGTAAGCCAAAAATCGGCAATATTATGGGTGGGCTATCAGGTCCGGCCGTAAAGCCGATTATCGTCCGAATGATCTACCAAGTCAGGCAGGTTACGAAGCTGCCGATTATAGGCTGCGGAGGGGTAATGAACGGCGAGGATGCGATCGAGATGATGTTAGCAGGGGCCAGTGCCGTCCAGGTCGGAACGGCAAGCTTTATCAAGCCTACTGCTATGATGGATATTCTGCAAGAAATTAAGGACTATATGATAAAATATGGAATTAACAATATTAATGATTTGATTGGAAAAATCGAGACGGTTAATGCGGATTAA
- a CDS encoding ABC transporter substrate-binding protein: MKTVNDALGVVEIKGVPQRVVALDWVYLEDVLAAGVQPVGAADIEGYKTWVKVKVAIGPDVQDVGARFEPNLEQIAALKPDLIIGVKYRHEKIADQLKAIAPTLIFDPFSPEETQDPYKEMEETFMTIADVLGKKDEGQKMLDNLNGMYTEAKEKLKDNKAGANYVLLQAFSDQNAVTFRIFTDNSLAGFILSKLGMTNAYKSDKLEEFGFSETSVETLTKVQDASLITMIQTDDEVLNNFMKDNPVWKGLTFVKENRIFALGGDTWPFGGPLSAEVFTERVVSVLGK, translated from the coding sequence GTGAAAACGGTCAACGACGCACTGGGCGTTGTGGAAATCAAAGGTGTTCCACAACGGGTCGTGGCTCTGGATTGGGTCTATTTAGAGGACGTGCTGGCGGCAGGTGTGCAGCCGGTAGGCGCGGCCGACATTGAAGGTTATAAGACATGGGTAAAGGTGAAGGTGGCCATCGGACCAGATGTACAGGACGTTGGCGCCCGTTTTGAACCGAATCTGGAGCAAATCGCTGCCTTGAAGCCGGACCTCATCATCGGCGTCAAGTATCGCCACGAGAAAATCGCCGACCAGCTGAAAGCCATCGCGCCGACACTCATTTTCGACCCGTTTTCACCGGAGGAGACCCAAGACCCGTATAAAGAGATGGAAGAAACGTTCATGACGATTGCTGACGTATTGGGCAAAAAGGATGAAGGTCAAAAAATGCTTGACAACCTGAATGGGATGTACACCGAAGCAAAGGAGAAGTTAAAGGATAACAAAGCGGGAGCCAACTATGTTCTATTGCAGGCGTTCTCGGATCAGAATGCGGTAACCTTCCGGATTTTCACGGATAATTCGCTGGCTGGATTCATCTTGTCCAAGCTTGGCATGACTAACGCCTATAAGTCCGATAAGCTTGAAGAGTTTGGTTTCTCGGAGACGAGTGTTGAAACGCTTACGAAGGTGCAGGACGCCAGCTTGATCACAATGATCCAGACGGATGACGAAGTTCTCAATAATTTCATGAAGGACAACCCCGTATGGAAAGGCTTGACTTTTGTGAAGGAAAACCGCATTTTTGCGCTTGGCGGCGATACATGGCCGTTCGGCGGACCGTTATCCGCTGAAGTGTTCACCGAGCGTGTCGTTTCGGTGCTTGGCAAATGA
- a CDS encoding ABC transporter permease: protein MRDEPIQLVIQEQVSNPNKWRFKWRLNSQSISVSLTLIALLVIWQLLYLVFSIPEYLVPSPISIAERFIQDAGPLMTHSSYTLGEVLLGFFLSVIIGIPIAILIVHSKYFANTIYPILIGIHCIPMVALAPLLVIWFGYELKTKVLIVFLISFFPVVINAVVGLQSMDKEMYRLGRSMRASELQIFTYFRLPKALPSMFGGFKVGITLSVVGAVVAEFVASSQGIGYLQLVANSQLDTTLEFCALFILAVMGIGLFYIVHFLERLAMPWYQDLKRRS, encoded by the coding sequence ATGAGAGATGAACCAATCCAGCTTGTTATACAAGAACAAGTGAGCAATCCAAATAAATGGCGCTTCAAATGGAGGCTCAATTCCCAAAGCATTTCGGTTTCCCTTACTTTGATCGCTCTTCTTGTCATTTGGCAGCTTCTCTATCTTGTATTCTCGATTCCGGAATATCTCGTTCCTTCGCCTATAAGCATTGCCGAACGGTTTATACAGGATGCCGGACCGTTAATGACACATAGCTCATATACTTTGGGAGAAGTGCTTCTCGGGTTTTTCCTGAGTGTCATCATTGGCATCCCGATCGCCATATTAATTGTTCACTCCAAATATTTCGCCAACACGATTTATCCCATTCTGATCGGGATCCACTGTATTCCAATGGTCGCTCTTGCTCCGCTCCTTGTCATTTGGTTCGGTTATGAGTTAAAGACGAAAGTACTGATTGTTTTTCTTATATCGTTTTTCCCGGTCGTGATCAATGCTGTAGTCGGATTGCAGTCGATGGATAAAGAAATGTACCGGTTGGGGCGTTCTATGCGAGCGTCGGAGCTTCAAATTTTCACTTATTTTCGGCTCCCAAAAGCACTTCCAAGTATGTTCGGAGGATTTAAAGTAGGCATTACGTTGTCTGTGGTCGGGGCTGTTGTAGCCGAATTTGTGGCCAGCTCTCAAGGGATAGGGTACCTGCAACTGGTGGCGAACTCTCAATTGGATACGACATTGGAGTTTTGTGCGCTATTCATTCTTGCTGTGATGGGGATCGGATTATTTTATATCGTTCATTTTCTCGAACGTTTGGCGATGCCTTGGTACCAAGACCTAAAAAGGAGGTCGTGA
- a CDS encoding ABC transporter ATP-binding protein has product MSGKTINLDQVEKIYQTRTGPVQALSKISVNLDSGSFVSIVGPSGCGKSTLMNLIAGLDTTPHGSIRINGEKINGPVDGNAVVFQKDVLLDWRSVIDNVLLPLEIQGISWWSRPNRKTNKERAKELLELVGLKGFEDKYPHELSGGMRQRVAICRALIQEPELLFMDEPFGALDALTREQMMYDLLRIYNKYKFTCIFITHSIEEAVFLSDRVLVMSSRPGKLVKDISINLPRPRNSESRNDSNFTGHVNEIRSIFKTQGILSEV; this is encoded by the coding sequence TTGAGCGGCAAAACCATCAATTTGGATCAAGTGGAAAAAATATACCAGACCCGGACTGGACCTGTGCAGGCTTTATCCAAAATAAGTGTGAATCTGGATTCCGGTTCTTTTGTCTCAATCGTTGGTCCGAGCGGCTGCGGCAAAAGTACATTGATGAATTTGATTGCGGGATTGGACACGACACCTCATGGCTCCATTCGCATCAATGGGGAGAAAATAAATGGTCCGGTAGACGGCAATGCGGTCGTGTTCCAAAAAGACGTATTGCTTGATTGGCGCAGCGTGATTGACAATGTGCTGCTTCCGTTGGAAATTCAGGGAATCAGCTGGTGGTCAAGACCGAATCGAAAAACCAATAAAGAGCGTGCAAAAGAACTGCTGGAGCTTGTCGGTTTAAAGGGATTTGAAGACAAATATCCGCATGAGTTGTCCGGAGGCATGCGACAAAGAGTTGCGATTTGTAGAGCATTGATTCAAGAACCGGAGCTTCTGTTCATGGATGAGCCGTTTGGGGCACTTGATGCTTTGACCAGAGAACAGATGATGTACGATCTTTTGAGAATTTATAACAAATATAAATTTACTTGTATATTTATTACACACAGTATCGAAGAAGCCGTTTTTTTGTCGGATCGGGTGCTCGTTATGAGCAGCAGGCCGGGAAAGTTGGTTAAAGATATTAGCATCAACCTTCCAAGACCTCGTAATAGCGAATCGAGAAACGATAGTAATTTTACCGGGCATGTGAATGAAATTCGTTCCATCTTTAAAACGCAAGGTATTTTATCCGAAGTATAA
- a CDS encoding ABC transporter substrate-binding protein codes for MVVAIMFVSILGCGNKTEQQTTKPPAAAVNENTSSGDLSTTLPPPEKTDISFRLNWKIKGEFTPFYITQEKGIFSKYGLNVKVMEGSGSTPALQAVAQKNDDYAVVSTVEPSQGIAENMPVTMIASYMTKSPLVILSFPDKPIKTPKDLEGKKIVMSPTSTFTKLYDKFLETNQVDPSKITQVKLEASARNSAFLTKQADAIECFSTNELPMFEQKLGTKLEVMFAKDYGFNVAGLTLATNTEFLKENPNTTKRFLAAINEGMEFTMKNPEEATKIMKKLFPETVNEELFVNQIKRTAELLDNTNHPFGWMDENNFKSTLDILESTQLIKARKDLPAYYTNDFLPIVTK; via the coding sequence ATGGTTGTTGCAATTATGTTTGTTTCGATCTTGGGTTGCGGGAACAAAACAGAACAGCAGACAACAAAGCCGCCGGCTGCGGCTGTGAATGAAAATACTTCATCCGGCGATTTATCGACCACGCTGCCTCCTCCAGAGAAAACAGACATCTCGTTTAGATTGAACTGGAAAATAAAGGGTGAATTCACTCCGTTTTACATCACCCAAGAAAAAGGTATTTTTTCGAAATATGGATTAAACGTGAAAGTTATGGAAGGCAGCGGATCTACACCGGCGCTTCAGGCTGTCGCCCAAAAAAATGACGATTACGCCGTCGTATCCACCGTTGAGCCTTCGCAAGGAATAGCTGAAAATATGCCCGTCACCATGATCGCTTCTTATATGACTAAATCGCCACTCGTTATCCTTTCCTTCCCAGATAAACCAATCAAGACGCCGAAAGATTTGGAAGGCAAAAAGATCGTCATGTCGCCAACCTCTACCTTCACCAAACTGTACGATAAATTTTTAGAAACCAATCAAGTTGACCCGTCTAAAATTACCCAAGTCAAGCTGGAGGCTTCTGCTCGCAATTCGGCTTTTTTAACAAAACAGGCGGACGCCATCGAATGCTTCTCGACGAATGAACTTCCAATGTTCGAGCAGAAGCTGGGCACAAAGCTGGAAGTCATGTTTGCGAAAGATTACGGATTTAATGTTGCAGGCTTGACTCTGGCTACCAATACGGAATTTCTAAAAGAAAATCCAAATACGACCAAACGTTTTCTTGCAGCCATAAACGAAGGAATGGAATTTACGATGAAAAATCCCGAAGAAGCGACGAAAATTATGAAGAAGCTGTTTCCTGAAACGGTGAACGAGGAACTTTTCGTCAATCAAATTAAAAGAACGGCCGAGCTGTTGGATAATACGAATCATCCTTTTGGCTGGATGGACGAAAATAACTTTAAATCGACACTGGATATATTGGAAAGCACCCAACTCATCAAAGCGCGTAAAGATTTGCCTGCATATTATACGAACGATTTTTTGCCCATTGTGACAAAATAA
- a CDS encoding iron ABC transporter permease: protein MNTVMNNGATVLKSSLLLMWSRYLLVFGGGVVLLAGMFFLNITQGEAGIGIQTLIDAFVAPQDVADHHVIRTLRLPRATMGLLAGAALAAAGTLLQTITRNPLSSTETLGINSGAFLAVNAAAVFFPAAFSSNSLIVAFIGGLAAIALVYAMAGGLTASPVRLTLAGMAVTLAIGAVSGTLQLMYEENTGRLLAWGSGSLEQTNWSGVRFAVPWIFPSALIAVALSRSLDLFELGDEMAQSLGQRVPLVRMTSLLLAVLLAAATVSVVGGIGFIGLIAPHLMRLIGIRRHLPLLISSMIWGAIVLLGADTLARMVADGSDELSAGAVTAIIGGPWMIWLAIRARKGGGHLQRSSDSSTLASRLSGRTPYPVLLMVLAVLFVVIWFLGISLGSLRLHISDILAAMAGGGDELTRNIIFNMRLPRMLVAAVAGAALAASGLLLQGIVKNPLADPSIVGVSAGAGVGALLLLIVLPHIHISWLPAAAFAGAFASAAIVYAVSRRSGMNPAILVLVGVAVSAMGSGIIQMLVIQAKIRASAALSWLAGSTYARTWEELWQLMIWPAVLLPVAWWLCRKLDLLALSDEVPTGLGVNVIRTRIWAGIIGVAIAAAAVATVGTVGFVGLIAPHAARILIGHNHRRLLPATLLIGALLLMTADLVGRLLFSPKEIPSGLVVALLGAPYFIALMRKSVARK, encoded by the coding sequence ATGAATACTGTAATGAATAACGGCGCAACTGTTTTAAAGTCCAGCCTTCTTCTAATGTGGAGCCGTTATTTGCTGGTGTTCGGCGGGGGGGTAGTTCTCCTCGCCGGCATGTTCTTCCTGAATATTACCCAGGGAGAGGCCGGTATTGGCATTCAAACCTTAATTGATGCATTCGTTGCTCCCCAGGACGTGGCAGATCATCACGTGATCCGAACGCTTCGGCTCCCCCGGGCCACCATGGGGTTACTTGCGGGGGCCGCTCTCGCAGCAGCCGGGACGCTGCTGCAAACCATAACGCGAAATCCGTTGTCTTCGACCGAAACGCTCGGCATCAACTCCGGCGCGTTTCTGGCCGTGAATGCGGCGGCAGTTTTTTTTCCCGCCGCCTTTTCTTCCAATTCGCTGATCGTCGCGTTTATCGGCGGGCTCGCTGCCATTGCCCTGGTATATGCCATGGCCGGAGGCTTAACAGCTTCCCCGGTGCGGCTCACGCTTGCCGGCATGGCCGTCACCTTAGCCATTGGGGCCGTTAGCGGGACGCTGCAGTTAATGTACGAAGAAAATACGGGTCGGCTGCTGGCATGGGGGTCGGGCTCGCTTGAACAAACCAATTGGAGCGGCGTCCGGTTTGCCGTGCCCTGGATATTTCCGTCTGCTCTGATTGCCGTTGCTTTATCCAGATCGCTTGACTTGTTCGAACTCGGCGATGAAATGGCGCAATCGCTCGGGCAGCGGGTACCTCTCGTGCGCATGACGTCTCTTCTGCTTGCCGTCCTTCTGGCGGCAGCGACCGTCAGCGTTGTGGGCGGGATCGGATTTATCGGGCTGATTGCTCCCCACTTGATGCGTTTGATCGGGATCCGGCGCCATTTGCCGCTGCTCATTTCCTCCATGATTTGGGGAGCCATCGTATTGCTGGGCGCCGACACACTGGCCCGAATGGTTGCGGACGGCTCCGACGAATTGTCGGCCGGTGCCGTCACCGCAATCATCGGAGGACCATGGATGATCTGGCTGGCAATACGCGCCCGCAAGGGGGGCGGCCATCTTCAGCGCTCTTCGGATTCTTCAACGCTTGCTTCCCGGTTGTCGGGTCGTACGCCTTACCCTGTTCTGCTTATGGTCCTGGCGGTTCTTTTTGTCGTCATCTGGTTCTTGGGCATTTCCCTCGGAAGCCTGCGACTGCACATTTCGGATATACTAGCAGCGATGGCCGGGGGAGGCGATGAACTGACGCGCAACATCATATTCAACATGCGGCTTCCGCGCATGCTGGTGGCGGCGGTGGCCGGAGCGGCGCTCGCTGCAAGCGGCCTGCTGCTGCAGGGTATCGTGAAAAACCCGCTGGCCGATCCGTCAATTGTCGGGGTTAGTGCGGGGGCTGGCGTAGGTGCGCTTCTGCTCTTGATTGTACTGCCGCATATCCACATCTCGTGGCTGCCTGCGGCGGCTTTTGCCGGGGCGTTCGCAAGCGCGGCAATTGTCTATGCCGTTTCTAGGCGAAGCGGTATGAATCCAGCAATACTTGTATTGGTCGGCGTCGCGGTTTCGGCAATGGGCTCAGGCATCATTCAAATGCTCGTTATTCAAGCCAAGATTAGGGCGAGCGCGGCGCTCTCCTGGCTGGCGGGCAGTACGTACGCCCGTACTTGGGAAGAACTGTGGCAGCTTATGATCTGGCCAGCCGTGCTGCTCCCTGTCGCCTGGTGGCTCTGCCGCAAGCTGGATTTGCTTGCGCTGAGCGATGAGGTTCCGACCGGACTCGGCGTAAATGTCATACGGACCCGGATTTGGGCGGGTATTATCGGCGTCGCTATCGCAGCTGCCGCGGTAGCGACGGTCGGAACGGTCGGTTTTGTCGGTCTGATCGCTCCGCATGCGGCCCGGATTCTTATCGGCCACAACCACCGTCGTTTGCTTCCCGCGACGCTGTTGATTGGCGCATTGCTTCTCATGACCGCAGATTTGGTCGGCCGCCTCTTATTCAGTCCCAAGGAAATCCCTTCCGGACTTGTTGTCGCACTATTGGGTGCACCGTATTTTATTGCGTTGATGAGAAAAAGCGTTGCTCGCAAATGA